One Meleagris gallopavo isolate NT-WF06-2002-E0010 breed Aviagen turkey brand Nicholas breeding stock chromosome 11, Turkey_5.1, whole genome shotgun sequence genomic region harbors:
- the PTX3 gene encoding pentraxin-related protein PTX3, translating to MLPGGVLSLLTLFCVFRASASVLDEDDDYDLMYVNLDNEIEGPVLGTEESASCDCQREHTEWDKLFIMLENSQMKENMMLQALEDGLKADVQAVRAELSQLTVGLTGTFSSVVQQLTSHALAQLEQALQRKGDQPEDAERLCEFQQGKVLEQVLQLSHNVSARLGQLESSWLRWAEGEAQETAFQLQQDKLSLNREDNLLLNTLWKELQQTRAELRASQKWAAQHLLPAGYETAILFPMRSRKIFGSVHPTAAMTLSSFTICIWVKATEVLDKTIVFSYGTKLNPYEIQLYLSQQSAVLTVGNAQHKVAARNVVVPGKWIHLCGTWSSDNGTASLWVDGAQTATAVGIADTHVVPDGGILQIGQEKNGCCVGGGFDEALAFSGKLTGLNLWDRVLSTEEIAAQGGEDACSSRGNIVGWGVTEVLPYGGAQYVS from the exons atgcTGCCTGGAGGAGTGCTTTCTCTGCTCACgctgttctgtgttttcaggGCTTCTGCTTCTGTGCTGGATGAAGACGACGACTACGATCTCATGTATGTGAATCTGGATAACGAAATCGAAGGTCCGGTTCTGGGCACTGAGGAAT CTGCCTCGTGTGACTGCCAGCGGGAGCACACGGAGTGGGACAAGCTCTTCATCATGCTGGAGAACTCACAGATGAAGGAGAATATGATGCTGCAGGCGCTGGAGGATGGGCTGAAGGCAGACGTGCAGGcagtcagagcagagctgagccaaCTCACCGTTGGCCTCACCGGCACCTTCAGCTCcgtggtgcagcagctcacctCCCACGCCTTGGCCCAGCTGGAGCAGGCACTGCAGAGGAAAGGAGACCAACCTGAGGATGCTGAGAGGCTCTGTGAGTTCCAGCAGGGCAAGGTTCTGGAGCAGGTCCTGCAGCTGAGCCACAACGTGTCTGCCAGGCTGGGCCAGCTGGAGAGCTCCTGGCTGAGATGGGCAGAGGGGGAGGCCCAAGAAACAGCtttccagctccagcaggaCAAGCTCAGCCTCAACAGAGAGGACAACCTTCTCTTGAACACCTTATGGAAAGAGCTGCAGCAGACCAGAGCTGAACTGAGGGCATCTCAGAAGTGGGCTGCCCAGCACCTACTGCCAGCAG GCTATGAAACAGCAATTCTGTTCCCAATGCGCTCCAGAAAGATCTTTGGGAGTGTTCATCCAACAGCTGCAATGACCCTCTCCTCCTTCACCATTTGCATCTGGGTCAAAGCAACGGAGGTTTTGGACAAAACCATCGTCTTCTCCTATGGTACAAAACTCAATCCCTACGAGATTCAGCTGTACCTCAGCCAGCAGTCTGCAGTGCTCACCGTAGGTAATGCCCAGCACAAGGTGGCTGCCAGGAATGTGGTGGTTCCTGGGAAGTGGATCCATCTGTGTGGCACCTGGAGCTCGGATAATGGGACCGCATCGCTGTGGGTGGATGGAGCGCAAACGGCCACAGCTGTGGGCATTGCTGACACTCACGTTGTTCCTGATGGAGGAATTCTGCAGATTGGCCAAGAGAAGAACGGCTGCTGTGTCGGAGGAGGGTTTGATGAAGCTTTGGCCTTCTCGGGAAAGTTAACAGGGTTGAACCTGTGGGACAGAGTGCTCAGCACCGAGGAGATAGCAGCGCAGGGCGGAGAGGATGCGTGCAGCTCCCGGGGCAACATTGTGGGCTGGGGAGTCACGGAGGTTCTGCCATATGGAGGAGCTCAGTATGTTTCTTAG